TGTCTGTGACCTATCTGCACCAATGGCATCTGCATTCCATACCACAGGTTCGTAATTCTTTGCGCGTATCTTACCCTTAAGAGAAGGCATCCTTGGCTCATTTATCTCTTTAACCACCGTAATCAACACAGGAATAGAAGATTCCACCACATCATATCCATCATCCATCATTCTGTAAGCCCTTATAGTGCCATCCCTTATCTCATGTATCTTCTTCACATATGCAATATGAGGGATATCCAGATGCTCGGCTAATTCGGGACCTACCTGAGCAGTATCACCATCTATCGCCTGTTTCCCACAGATTATAAAGTCAAATGCACCAATCTTCTTTATCCCTGCGGAGAGTGTATATGATGTGGCAAGTGTATCTGCACCTGCAAACGCCTTATCAGATATGAGTATCCCTTCATCAACGCCCATAGAGATCGCTTCTTTTATAGCCTCCTTTGCCTGCGGAGGACCCATCGTGAGCACTGTTACTCTGCCACCGTAGCGCTCCTTTAAACGCAGTCCTTCTTCGATCGCATACATATCATAAGGATTTATAATACTTGGCACCCCTTCCCTTATAAGGGTGTTTGTCTCAGGATTTATTTTTACTTCTGCTGTATCAGGTACCTGCTTTATGCAGACGATGATATTCATCTTTGTAAATCCTAAATTCTAATATCTAAATCCTAAACAAATTCAAATGATCAAAATTCAAGACGTTTAGATTTTCGGATTTAGAATTTAGAGCTTCTTAGCCGCTGCCTCTTTTATGAGGGCTTGCCCTATGACATTTCTCTGTATCTGGTTCGTCCCTTCGTATATCTGGAGTATCTTTGCATCACGCATCATCTTTTCCACAGGATATTCCCTCATATATCCATAGCCGCCGAATATCTGGACAGCATCGGTTGTAACCCTCATTGCAATATCTGTTGCGAAGACCTTTGCCATTGCAGAT
This region of Nitrospirota bacterium genomic DNA includes:
- a CDS encoding electron transfer flavoprotein subunit beta/FixA family protein — its product is MNIIVCIKQVPDTAEVKINPETNTLIREGVPSIINPYDMYAIEEGLRLKERYGGRVTVLTMGPPQAKEAIKEAISMGVDEGILISDKAFAGADTLATSYTLSAGIKKIGAFDFIICGKQAIDGDTAQVGPELAEHLDIPHIAYVKKIHEIRDGTIRAYRMMDDGYDVVESSIPVLITVVKEINEPRMPSLKGKIRAKNYEPVVWNADAIGADRSQTGFEGSPTHVVRIFGPKSRSGRRILEGAIEKQVEELVGELKKAGVLV